One window from the genome of Mucilaginibacter ginsenosidivorans encodes:
- a CDS encoding dihydrofolate reductase family protein gives MGKIVSLINTTPDGFVDSQYVIADAEFHEFVHGLLADSSTVAFGKNSFALFQTIWPAILEKEGQPESQLRMARELTDMPKAVYSSTLKTTTWSNSSIVNTIDVNKMNTFKKEGQKGLLTIGSPGLVAALTQMKLVDDYYFCIQPVIAGSGSVRFFDKISLDARRPLKFVDSKLLRSGVMIIHYQRAI, from the coding sequence ATGGGAAAAATAGTTAGTCTGATCAACACCACGCCGGATGGATTCGTGGATAGTCAATACGTTATTGCCGATGCCGAATTTCACGAATTTGTACACGGGCTTTTGGCAGACAGCAGCACAGTAGCCTTTGGTAAAAATAGTTTCGCGTTGTTCCAAACCATATGGCCGGCGATCCTGGAAAAAGAAGGTCAGCCTGAATCACAGTTAAGAATGGCCAGGGAGCTTACGGATATGCCCAAGGCGGTTTATTCTTCAACGCTAAAAACCACTACCTGGAGCAATTCTTCGATCGTCAACACAATTGATGTCAACAAGATGAACACATTTAAAAAAGAGGGACAAAAGGGCCTTTTAACCATTGGGAGCCCCGGTCTTGTTGCTGCGCTAACCCAAATGAAACTGGTAGATGACTATTATTTTTGCATTCAGCCGGTTATTGCAGGCAGTGGAAGCGTACGATTTTTTGATAAGATAAGCCTGGATGCGCGTCGGCCCCTGAAATTTGTGGACAGTAAGTTGTTAAGATCGGGGGTTATGATCATCCATTATCAACGCGCTATTTGA
- a CDS encoding GlxA family transcriptional regulator gives MKQVTFLMADGELKPSCLFGAIEVFQKANEFYVNKGEQPYYDIQLAGVNLQQKLLNTFFSFQGLKDVAAINKTDLIILPSFDSRNDFAISNSRDALDWVARQYKAGAEVASLCTGAFLLAATGLLKGQSCATHWKAEAQFRSFFPDHKLATNKIITDHKGLYTAGGATSSLNLVLYLVEKYNGREAALYCAKVLQIDIERSSQSPFIVFEGLKEHPDTEIRAIQEYIEHNIEEKLTVDFLADRCAMNRVNFSRRFKRATKISPVDYIQRVKIEAAKRGLESGRKNISEIMYDVGYTDVKAFRMVFKKIAGITPWEYRVKFSQA, from the coding sequence ATGAAACAAGTGACATTTCTAATGGCCGACGGCGAACTTAAACCCAGCTGCCTATTCGGGGCCATCGAGGTTTTTCAAAAAGCTAACGAGTTTTATGTGAACAAGGGTGAACAGCCTTACTATGATATCCAGCTGGCCGGGGTAAACCTGCAACAGAAATTATTAAATACCTTTTTTTCCTTCCAGGGTTTGAAGGACGTAGCCGCAATAAATAAAACCGACCTTATTATTTTGCCGAGTTTTGACAGCCGGAATGATTTTGCGATCAGCAATAGCCGCGATGCGCTGGACTGGGTGGCCAGGCAATATAAAGCAGGGGCAGAAGTTGCGAGCTTGTGTACAGGGGCATTTCTGCTAGCCGCCACCGGACTGCTTAAGGGTCAATCGTGCGCGACACACTGGAAGGCCGAAGCGCAGTTCCGAAGCTTTTTCCCCGACCATAAACTGGCCACAAACAAGATCATAACCGACCATAAAGGCCTGTATACAGCAGGTGGTGCAACATCGAGCCTTAACCTGGTACTATACCTGGTTGAAAAATACAACGGCCGGGAGGCAGCCTTATACTGTGCCAAGGTGCTCCAAATCGACATCGAACGTAGTTCCCAATCGCCTTTTATAGTATTTGAGGGACTAAAGGAACATCCTGATACAGAGATCAGGGCAATCCAGGAATACATCGAACATAATATAGAAGAGAAACTAACTGTCGATTTTCTTGCAGATCGCTGCGCGATGAACCGGGTAAATTTTTCGCGGCGATTTAAGCGTGCAACAAAAATTTCTCCCGTGGATTATATCCAGCGTGTGAAAATTGAGGCTGCAAAAAGGGGCCTTGAATCTGGCAGGAAAAATATCAGCGAGATTATGTACGATGTTGGCTATACTGATGTCAAAGCGTTCCGCATGGTATTTAAGAAAATAGCCGGTATAACACCGTGGGAATACCGGGTCAAATTCAGCCAGGCTTGA